In Clostridium ljungdahlii DSM 13528, the genomic window TACACTTTCAATATCAAGTTTAGAATCTTCTACAGCTTCCATTGCTGAAACCATAGCGAACTGACAAAATCTATCAAACCTTTTTGATTCTTTTCTGTCTAAATGCTCATGCGGATCAAATCCTTTAACTTCTGCTGCAACTTTTGCTTTATAATTTTCTGCATCAAAAGCCTTAATAAAGTCTATTCCACAAACTCCATTTTTTATATTATTCCAAAATGTATTGGTATCATTTCCTACTGGTGTAATTGCTCCAAGTCCTGTAATTACTACTCTCTTTTCCATATCTTTCACCAACCCTTAAAAATTTTTACATTACCATTCCACCATCTACGTTTATTACCTGACCTGTTACATAATCTGCACTTGGAGATGCTAAAAAGGCTACTACGTTTGCTACATCTTCAGCATTTCCAAATTTTTTTAGAGGTATATTATTTAATGTAGTATCTTTAACTTTATCTGAAAGAACTTCTGTCATATCGGTTTTTATAAAACCAGGTGCTACAGCATTCACATTTATTCCTCTTGATGCTAATTCTCTAGCTGTAGACTTCGTAATGCCTATTATTCCAGCTTTTGCTGCAGAATAGTTTACTTGGCCAGCATTCCCTGTAACTCCTACTACTGAAGATATACTTATTATTTTACCACTTCTTTGTTTAACCATTATAGGACTCACATGCCTTATACAATTAAAGGCTCCTTTTAAATTTACCTCTATTACTTTATCAAAGTCTTCTTCTTTCATTCTAAGTATCAGTCCATCTCTAGTTATTCCTGCATTATTTACGAGCACATCTATTCTACCGAAAGTATCTACTGCCTGCTTCATAATATTTTTTGCATCCTCAAATATACTTACGTCACCCTGAACTGCAATGGCTTCAGACCCTCTTTCCCTAATTTCATCTATTACTTTTTCTACTGAATTTAAGCTGCTTCTATAATTAACTACTATATTAAATCCGTCTTCTGCCAATTTAAGTGCAATGGCTCTTCCAATACCTTTAGCTCCGCCTGTAACTACCGCTGCCTTTTTACCAACAATATCCATTTTAATTCTCCTATCTATTTTTTAATTCTTCCACAGTAGAATTTAATGATTTAATATCCTGAACATTTAATATAAGGGCTTTTCTGTCTATTTTTCTTACAAATCCACTCAAAACCTTTCCAGGTCCTATTTCTACAAAAGTATCTGCCCCTGCTTCAATCATAGTATTTATACTTTTTTCAAAGAGTACAGTACTCATAACCTGCCTTTTCAAATAAGGTTTCACATTATCTAGTTTTTCAATTACCTCCCCTGTAACATTTGTTACAACTGGAATTGAAAACTCCTTAAGGGATAATTTATTTAATTCTCCTTCTAACTTTTCTGCTGCCGGCTTCAACATAGAAGTATGAAAAGGTCCGCTAACTGAAAGCTCTATAGCTCTGCGAGCCCCCCGCTCTTTTGCTAGCTTACAAGCAGCTTTTACAGCTTCTATTTCTCCTCCAATTACTACCTGACCCGGACAGTTCATATTTGAAGTTTCCACTATACCAAAAGAAGAACTATCTGCACATATTTTTTCCACTTTTACATAATCTAATCCTAGTATTGCGGCCATTGTACCAATACCTTCAGGCACTGCCTCCTGCATATACTTTCCTCTCTTTTTAACTAGGGAAACTGCTTCTTTAAATTCCATAACACCACTGCATACAAGAGCTGAATATTCACCAAGACTTAAACCTGCTGCTATATCAGGCTTAATTCCAAAGCCCTCCAATGCTCTTAAAGCTGCTATACTTGTAGTTAAAATTGCAGGTTGGGTATTTTCAGTTTTGTTTAAATCTTCTTCCGGACCTTCAAAACACATATTACTTATTGAAAAATCCAATACCTCATCCGCATCTTTAAACACATTTTTACATACATCTATATTTTCAAAAAGGTCTTTTCCCATACCTACGTACTGGGCTCCCTGTCCTGAAAATAAGAAAGCTATTTTACCCATATATACCTCCAAATTTTATTTTTAAAACATATTTTCAACTCTTTTTAAGTTCTCCTGAGTTTCTTTAAATATTTCCTGAATAATCTCATCACAGCTTTGTTCTTTACATACAAGCCCTGCTATCTGACCTGCCATAACAGAACCGTTATCTATATCTCCTTCTCGAACTGCCCTTGCAAGAGCTCCTCTTCCTAACTTTTCATATTCTTCCATAGGTGCTCCATTTTTCTCTAACAGCTGAAATTTTCTCACTAGTTTATTTCTAAGAACACGAACGGGATGGCCCGTGACCCTACCTGTAACCTGTGTATCTATATCTTTTGCCTTTAACACTTTTTCTTTATAATTTGCATGGACTGTACATTCATTTGCAACTAAAAATCTAGTTCCAAGCTGTATTCCCTGAGCTCCCAACATAAAAGCAGCTGCTGCACCTCTTCCGTCTCCAATACCACCTGCTGCAATTACAGGGATACTTACAGCATCTACTACTTGAGGTACTAATGACATAGTAGTAAGCTCTCCTACATGTCCTCCAGATTCACAGCCTTCTGCAATAACTGCATCCACTCCTGCTCTTTCCATTCTTTTAGCTAATGCTACAGATGCTACAACAGGTATAACCTTTATATCATTTTCCTTCCACATATCTATGTATTTTCCTGGGTTTCCTGCTCCAGTAGTTACAACTTTAACTTTTTCTTCACATGCCATCTTAGCTACTGCTTCAGCTGTTTCTGATAAAAGCATTATATTTACGCCAAAAGGTTTATCTGTAAGTTTTTTGGCCTTTCGTATTTCATCTCTTACCCATTCAAGTGGTGCGTTTCCAGTAATTATTCCAAGTCCTCCTGCATTTGATACTGCAGCTGCTAGTGAGCTGTCTGCAATCCAAGCCATCGCTCCTTGAATAATCGGATACTTTATTCCTACCATATTTGAAAATACAGAATTAATCATAAATTTAACCTCCCTTTATCCTCTTTAATTTTTTCTAATATCATTTTTAACCTCCAGAGTTTTATATAAATCATGAATTTATCTTTAATATAAATCCTCCATAGGTTAATCCTCCTCCAAAACCTACAATAAGTATTTTATCCCCTTTTTTAACTAAGTTTTTTTTGCGAACTTCATCTAGAGCTATTCCTATACTTGCAGCAGAGGTATTGCCATAAGCATCTAAATTGATGTAAAACCTATCCATACCTATTCCAAGTTTTTTTGCTGCACATTCTATTATCCTATAATTTGCCTGATGAGGAATTATATATTTAATTTCTTCTAAAGTACAATTAGCCTGTTGAAGCAGGGCTTTAACTGATTTTTCTAAAACTTTTACTCCAAATTTAAATATTTCTCTTCCTTCCATTCCAACTACACTCTTAATAGGGCTTATAACACCATCAACATAAGGATTGTTTACAGCTACTGCAGGACATGTTAATGAATCTCCCTTATTTCCATCTGATCCAGTATAAGTTGAAAGTATCTGATCTTCTTCTCCACTTTGCAAAAATGCAGCTGACGCACCATCACCAAACAATATACAAGTGCTTCTATCTTTCCAATCAAGTATTTTAGAAAATGTATCTGCTCCTATGACAAGAACATTTTTAAACCTTCCAGCCCTTATAAATTGAACTGCAATATCCATTGCATATGCAAAACCTGAACAAGCTGCCGATACATCAAAGCATGTAGCATTTACTGCCTTTATATTTTTCTGAACTATACAGGCAGTAGAAGGCATAAAGCTGTCTGGAGTAACAGTTGCAAGCACTATAAGTTCAATATCTTCTACACTTATTTTAGCATCTTTAATTGCCTCTATAGCTGCTTTTGTTGCCATATCTGAGGTATCTTCTCCTTGAGATATCCTTCTCTCCTTTATCCCTGTTCTGCTTGTTATCCATTCATCACTGGTATCTACTATGAGAGACAGATCATTATTATCCACAATCTTGGGAGGAACATAGCTTCCTGTACCTGTAATTTCTACTTTATTCATTATTCTTCTCCTTTGATCCAATTTTTAGATTATACTTTGATCTGAAGAAATTATTGAGTTTCTCCAATGATTTAATTAAAACCCCTTCTTCTTCTTCCGTTAACTCTCCTACGATTTCTTCAACCATATTAGAATGAAACTTATGGTGAACTCTAAAGGCAAGTTTTCCTTCTTGGGTCAACTGTATGTATACAATTCTTCTATCTTCTTTACTCCTTGTTCGTGTAACATATTGCTTTCTTTCTAAACGATTTATGGCCGTAGTTAAGGTCCCCATAGTTATATCTAGTTGACAAGCAACATCTTTCATTCTCTTCGGTTTATCCATACCTATAGCTTCTATAGTGTGTACCTCCGTAACAGATAAATCTTTAAATGTTGCATATTGAAGGGATTTTTGTTCTATTACTAAAATATCGTTAAAAAGATCTACTAACAATTCATTTATAACATTTATACCTTTGTTCACTAGATCACCACTTTGACAATTAATTTATGCCACTTATATCAAATACTTTCTGCCTCTAAAACTAACTCTTTCATAAGTTCCTTAACCTTTACAATTTTGTTTACCCTATAAGCATTACTTCCAACAAAAATAAGCCCTTCATCTATATTTCCTTTAACAGCATTGATCAGTGCTCTAGATATACAATAAGGAGTTTCCTTAGGATTACACTTTTTCAAACAATTGTAACACCTTTTAGGCGCAATTCTCCCTTCTTCAGCTTGCCTTATAAGCTTATTTCTTAAAGCTCTTCCAGGAAGCCCTACAGGACTTTTTATTATTTTTATATCCTCTTTTTCTGAATCTATGTATGCCTTTTTAAAGTTTATGCTAGCATCACATTCTTCAGTTGCCACAAAACGTGTTCCCATCTGTACTGCATCTACACCCAACTTGAAGAATTTTGCAATATCCGCTCCTGTATATATTCCACCACCTGCTGCTACAGGAATATTTTTATTATATTTTTCTCTAAAATATTTAACTACTTTGATTACTTCACATACTATATCTTCTAAACATTCTTTTCCCTCTTGCAATTGTTCTAAATGAAATCCCAAATGTCCCCCAGCTTTAGGTCCTTCTACTACAACTAAATCCGGAAGTCTAGAATATTTTTTCAACCAGTGTCTAATTATAAGAGAAGCTGCCTTTCCTGAAGAAACTATAGGTGCTATCTTTATGCTGCTTCCCTCAACAAGCTTAGGTAGATTAAGTGGAAGTCCTGCTCCGGATATTATAATATCAGCTTTTTCCTCGATACAAGTCTTTACCATATCATTATAATCATTTATAGCCACCATAATATTTGCTCCAATTATACCTTTAGGACTTAATTCTTTAGCTTTTTGTATTTCCTTTCTCAATGCTCTAAGGTTAGCCTCCGTTGGGTTAGCTTCAAAATCAGGTTCTCTATATCCTATCTGCACTGTAGAAATTATACCTATGCCACCTTCATTTGCTACTGCCTGTGCTAAATTATGTAGGGAAATTCCTACGCCCATTCCACCTTGTATAATAGGTATTTTAGCTTTTAGATCTCCTATGATTAATGGAGGTAATTTCATGTGACCCCCTCCTTCAAATAATTTTTGATACTCGAATATTTTGATATTCAAAGTATATATTAAAAACTTTTAACTGTCCAGCATCTTAAAATTTTAAGATTAAAGACTACTATATCCTAAAATTTAATTTTATCCTATTTGCCTTAGTATAATCAAGTAATTTTAATATAATATTAAAATAAAATAGTTTAAAACTATGTCTTTAAACTCTATAATATAATAAATTGAAAAGTTAGTAAACTTAAATATAGAAAATAATTCCAAAAGTATTACATTGTTATACTTTTTATATTTTGTTATAATATTTATATGATAGCTTTTTAAAACAAAGCTTATAAAGGTAGGTAAAAAATATATGAGTACTTTTGTATTTAAGACTGCTGAAGCTAATTATACTCCTGTAAGCAACGTTTTTATAGATAAGTTTATGCCTAAAGCCCGAGGGGAATTTGTTAAAGTATACCTGCTTGGGCTAAAATATTGCAAATCAGGTGAGTTAGGAGTTAGCTCTCAAATTGTTGCAAGTGCTTTGCATCTTTTAGAAACGGATGTTTTAAATGCTTGGAACTACTGGAATGACGAAAATGTTATTAAAATGGTACCTGTTGACAATATGGGGAATTATAACATAGAATTTTTAGATTTATCAGATAGAGACAATGAAAAAGAAGATGATATAAATTTACTTGAAGAATTAAATAAAACTTCTATTAAAGATATGCTTGAAGACATAGAAAAATCCTTGGGTAGGACCTTGTCTTCAAAAGAAATGACTATGTACATAAGCTGGTTAAATGATTTTAATTTTTCTCCAGAGATTATACTTCTTTTAGTTCAATACTGTGCTTTAAAAGGTAAAACCAACAGCAGATATATAGAAAAAACTGCAATATCTTGGTTTGACGCTAAAATAAAAGATATAAATGATGCACAGTCTTTTATAAAAAAACATGAAGATAAATGGATTAAAATAAGAAAAATTTTAGGCTATCTTGGTATAAAAGATGGGGAAATAATGAAGCCTCAAGAGGATTTACTTTCTAAATGGATTCAAGCTTATAATTTCTCAGTGGAAATTATATATAAAGCTTGTGATATATGTTTTCAAAGAATAAATAAGGCTGACTTTAAATATATTGATGGAATATTAACAAGCTGGAATAAAGATAAAATTAAGACATTAGAAGATATAGAAAAAAAGGATTTAAAGAAAGTAAATAAAAGCAATTTTAAAAATGTAAAGAGAATTACAGAAAATAAAAGTTCAAAAGGAACCTTCAACAATTTTAAACAGAGAAACTATGACTTTAAAGACTTGGAGAAAAAACTACTAGGATGGGATAAGAATGATTAAAAGCTATCACTCTAATATAATGAAGATATATGAAAAAATAAGAGACGATGATAAAAAGGCTTTAGGCTTACGGAAGGAAGAAATTAAAAAAAACCTACCTGAAGTATTAAACATACAAAATCAAATAGGTAGACTTTCCTTAAAATTATCAATAAATATATTAAACAATGTTTCAAACAAGGATATTTACTTAAAGGAGCTTCACCAAAAAATTTCAGATTTAAGGATAAAAAAAGCTCATATTTTAACATCTAATAATTATCCTGTAAATTATTTAGATATGTCCTATAAATGTGATAAATGCAAAGATACTGGATTCATTGGGAACAAAAAATGCAACTGTTACAAACAAAAACTTATTAAACTTTACTATAGCAATTCTGACTTCAAAAATATGTTAGTTAAGAATAACTTCGATAACTTTAACTTTCAACTATATTCCTCCACCAAAAGTGAGGGAAATCCTACAAGCCCTAGAAAAAATATAGAAATAATAGCATCTACATCGTGGAAATACATAGAAAATTTTTCTAACTGCAGCGAGAATTTATTATTTTATGGATCTGCCGGAACTGGAAAGACCTTCTTATCAAATTGTATAGCAAAAGAATTGATAGACAGAGGTTTTTTAGTAATTTATAGAACCTCTGAATCCTTGATTAAAGACCTAAAGGATATAAGGTTCAACAATAGCATAGAATTAGAAGATATTTTAATGAATTGTGATCTACTTATAATAGATGATTTAGGATCTGAACAAATAACCGATTTTTCTAAAACTGAACTATTTAACCTTTTAAATAAAAAACTATTGAAACAAAGCAAAATGCTTGTATCAACAAACTATGACTTAGAAGAAATTTTAAAATGCTATTCAGAGAGAATTTCATCTAGATTGCTTGGAGAATTTACCTTATACAAATTTTTCGGAGAGGACATAAGAATAAAACAAAATATACAAAATAAAAATTTCAAATAAAATATCTAAATAAAAAAAATAAGAATGTATTTAAAAATACATTCTTATTTTTGGTGCTGGCAGTAGGAATCGAACCCACGACCTACTGATTACAAGTCAGTTGCTCTACCTGCTGAGCCATGCCAGCACATATGGCGACTCAGGAGGGGATCGAACCCTTGACCTCCGGCGTGACAGGCCGGCACTCTAACCAGCTGAGCTACTGAGCCATATGTGGTGGGCACAACAGGGCTCGAACCTGTGACCCTCTGCTTGTAAGGCAGATGCTCTCCCAGCTGAGCTATGCGCCCACATATACTTATTCTTGGTGACCCCTAGCAGACTTGAACTGCTGTTACCACCGTGAAAGGGTGGTGTCTTAACCACTTGACCAAGGGGCCTTATTTAATTGTCAATGCAAATCTTTAACTATTACTACACAGCATAAGCTAAGAGCTTTAACTTAAACAAGTAACCCTCACCTTAAGTGTAGACTTCTCTTTAAGTTAAACTTAAAAATCAACTCTATGCATAACCATAGATAATGGCGACTCAGGAGGGGATCGAACCCTTGACCTCCGGCGTGACAGGCCGGCACTCTAACCAGCTGAGCTACTGAGCCATATGTGGTGGGCACAACAGGGCTCGAACCTGTGACCCTCTGCTTGTAAGGCAGATGCTCTCCCAGCTGAGCTATGCGCCCACATATACTTACTCTTGGTGACCCCTAGCAGACTTGAACTGCTGTTACCACCGTGAAAGGGTGGTGTCTTAACCACTTGACCAAGGGGCCTTATACTGTTTTATTAAGTCGTACCTGACGACCTGACATACACTATAATACAAAATTTTTTATAAAGTGTCAATACTTTTTTGTGATATTTTATTGGACATCTTTAGGCTTTTCTTTGTAATCCCTTATGTATCAACGTATTAAGTAAATTTCATAATTTAAAATTTCTCATATAATTTTGAATCTAAAAGCAAAAAACGGCCTTCTTATAATAAAATTTGTACTTTAATAACCTTTTGATTCCATGTATCCTATATATTCCATTACAATTAATGCTGTATCCTCTATTGCCCTTTTTGTCACATCTATTACCTTACACCTTAATCTTCTTATAAGCTTATCTGAAAATTCTAATTCCTGAAGAACCCTTTCTTCATTTGCATACTTAAACCTATTAGATATAGTATTGTATCTATCTATTCTATGTTTTCTTACTTCGATTAAGTGGACTGGATCTATAGTAAGGGCTACAATCTTTTTTCTATCAATCTCAAACAACTCCTCTGGCACAGGTACTTCCGGCATAAGCGGTATGTTCAAAGCTTTTATTCCCTTATTTGCAAGGTACATACAAAGTGGCGTTTTAGAAGTTCTAGAAAGGCCTAAAAGAACAACATCCGCATATTTTATTCCTGAATTATCCTTGCTATCATCATACTTTATGGCAAACTCTACTGCCTCTACCTTTTTATAATACTCAGAATCTATTTCCCATACAGCACCTGGCCTATATTCAGGTATTTTATTTAGTATCCTTGATACCATACTTATACAAGGTCCTAAAATATTATTTATAGGAATACCACATTCTACACACCTTTGAACCAGAAATTCTCTTACTTCTACAAGGACTATTGTAGATATAACCATGATATTTTCTTTGCTTTCTAACCCATTTATAAATTCATTTACATCCTCATAACTCTTTATATAAGGTACCCTATGTACTTCTATCTCTGAATAAAATTGGCTAGCAGCACCTTTAGCAACAAGTTCTGCAGTCTCACCTATAGAGTCAGAAACTGCATATATTTTAAGCATAAAAAACCTCCTAAGCTTTATGTTTTTTCGTAAGTTCTACAAGTGCGCATCCTTTTACTGCAGAAATTCCATTATTACTGCAGAAATTTAATATTTCCTCACTTTCTGCACCTGGCTGTATTAATATTTTGTCTATACCAATCTCAAAAGCCTTTTTAACTATATCAATACCAGTTTTAGGATTTATGCATAAATCAAGTACATCTACTTTAAAAGGTATTTCACTTAAAGATTTGTATACCTTTCCGCTAGCATCTCTAGGATTCACTCCCTCTGCATTATACATTGCACCCTTAAGAGAACTTAATATTTTAAAAGCATATTTTTCTTCATTAGACACATCACCAACTACTACCCAGTTCTTATAGTATAGAAAATTAGCAGCTTCCATTTGGACAACACTCCTTTTTACAAAATATATAATATATAAGGTTATAGAAACGAATTTTTACTTCGTTCATGTTTATAATGTTGTTTTTATTATATTACAAACTGCAGTTAAATATATATTTTTTTGCAAACTGTATTAAAAAAAGTACAAGTAAGTTAAAATATAGCTATAAATGAATTTTTTTAAATAGGAGATGTATCTACATGTTTCATGAAATCATAGTAATTGGTGCAGGTGCTTCTGGTATCATGGCTGCAATTACAGTAAAAGACAGAGGAAAAGACGTAGCAATTTTAGAATCTAAAAGTAGAATAG contains:
- a CDS encoding NAD(P)H-dependent flavin oxidoreductase, producing MKLPPLIIGDLKAKIPIIQGGMGVGISLHNLAQAVANEGGIGIISTVQIGYREPDFEANPTEANLRALRKEIQKAKELSPKGIIGANIMVAINDYNDMVKTCIEEKADIIISGAGLPLNLPKLVEGSSIKIAPIVSSGKAASLIIRHWLKKYSRLPDLVVVEGPKAGGHLGFHLEQLQEGKECLEDIVCEVIKVVKYFREKYNKNIPVAAGGGIYTGADIAKFFKLGVDAVQMGTRFVATEECDASINFKKAYIDSEKEDIKIIKSPVGLPGRALRNKLIRQAEEGRIAPKRCYNCLKKCNPKETPYCISRALINAVKGNIDEGLIFVGSNAYRVNKIVKVKELMKELVLEAESI
- a CDS encoding DnaD domain protein, whose translation is MSTFVFKTAEANYTPVSNVFIDKFMPKARGEFVKVYLLGLKYCKSGELGVSSQIVASALHLLETDVLNAWNYWNDENVIKMVPVDNMGNYNIEFLDLSDRDNEKEDDINLLEELNKTSIKDMLEDIEKSLGRTLSSKEMTMYISWLNDFNFSPEIILLLVQYCALKGKTNSRYIEKTAISWFDAKIKDINDAQSFIKKHEDKWIKIRKILGYLGIKDGEIMKPQEDLLSKWIQAYNFSVEIIYKACDICFQRINKADFKYIDGILTSWNKDKIKTLEDIEKKDLKKVNKSNFKNVKRITENKSSKGTFNNFKQRNYDFKDLEKKLLGWDKND
- the fabG gene encoding 3-oxoacyl-[acyl-carrier-protein] reductase; protein product: MDIVGKKAAVVTGGAKGIGRAIALKLAEDGFNIVVNYRSSLNSVEKVIDEIRERGSEAIAVQGDVSIFEDAKNIMKQAVDTFGRIDVLVNNAGITRDGLILRMKEEDFDKVIEVNLKGAFNCIRHVSPIMVKQRSGKIISISSVVGVTGNAGQVNYSAAKAGIIGITKSTARELASRGINVNAVAPGFIKTDMTEVLSDKVKDTTLNNIPLKKFGNAEDVANVVAFLASPSADYVTGQVINVDGGMVM
- a CDS encoding pyruvate, water dikinase regulatory protein, with amino-acid sequence MLKIYAVSDSIGETAELVAKGAASQFYSEIEVHRVPYIKSYEDVNEFINGLESKENIMVISTIVLVEVREFLVQRCVECGIPINNILGPCISMVSRILNKIPEYRPGAVWEIDSEYYKKVEAVEFAIKYDDSKDNSGIKYADVVLLGLSRTSKTPLCMYLANKGIKALNIPLMPEVPVPEELFEIDRKKIVALTIDPVHLIEVRKHRIDRYNTISNRFKYANEERVLQELEFSDKLIRRLRCKVIDVTKRAIEDTALIVMEYIGYMESKGY
- the fabK gene encoding enoyl-[acyl-carrier-protein] reductase FabK — translated: MINSVFSNMVGIKYPIIQGAMAWIADSSLAAAVSNAGGLGIITGNAPLEWVRDEIRKAKKLTDKPFGVNIMLLSETAEAVAKMACEEKVKVVTTGAGNPGKYIDMWKENDIKVIPVVASVALAKRMERAGVDAVIAEGCESGGHVGELTTMSLVPQVVDAVSIPVIAAGGIGDGRGAAAAFMLGAQGIQLGTRFLVANECTVHANYKEKVLKAKDIDTQVTGRVTGHPVRVLRNKLVRKFQLLEKNGAPMEEYEKLGRGALARAVREGDIDNGSVMAGQIAGLVCKEQSCDEIIQEIFKETQENLKRVENMF
- a CDS encoding beta-ketoacyl-ACP synthase III, which gives rise to MNKVEITGTGSYVPPKIVDNNDLSLIVDTSDEWITSRTGIKERRISQGEDTSDMATKAAIEAIKDAKISVEDIELIVLATVTPDSFMPSTACIVQKNIKAVNATCFDVSAACSGFAYAMDIAVQFIRAGRFKNVLVIGADTFSKILDWKDRSTCILFGDGASAAFLQSGEEDQILSTYTGSDGNKGDSLTCPAVAVNNPYVDGVISPIKSVVGMEGREIFKFGVKVLEKSVKALLQQANCTLEEIKYIIPHQANYRIIECAAKKLGIGMDRFYINLDAYGNTSAASIGIALDEVRKKNLVKKGDKILIVGFGGGLTYGGFILKINS
- the fabD gene encoding ACP S-malonyltransferase produces the protein MGKIAFLFSGQGAQYVGMGKDLFENIDVCKNVFKDADEVLDFSISNMCFEGPEEDLNKTENTQPAILTTSIAALRALEGFGIKPDIAAGLSLGEYSALVCSGVMEFKEAVSLVKKRGKYMQEAVPEGIGTMAAILGLDYVKVEKICADSSSFGIVETSNMNCPGQVVIGGEIEAVKAACKLAKERGARRAIELSVSGPFHTSMLKPAAEKLEGELNKLSLKEFSIPVVTNVTGEVIEKLDNVKPYLKRQVMSTVLFEKSINTMIEAGADTFVEIGPGKVLSGFVRKIDRKALILNVQDIKSLNSTVEELKNR
- a CDS encoding CoA-binding protein; protein product: MEAANFLYYKNWVVVGDVSNEEKYAFKILSSLKGAMYNAEGVNPRDASGKVYKSLSEIPFKVDVLDLCINPKTGIDIVKKAFEIGIDKILIQPGAESEEILNFCSNNGISAVKGCALVELTKKHKA
- a CDS encoding MarR family winged helix-turn-helix transcriptional regulator, which translates into the protein MNKGINVINELLVDLFNDILVIEQKSLQYATFKDLSVTEVHTIEAIGMDKPKRMKDVACQLDITMGTLTTAINRLERKQYVTRTRSKEDRRIVYIQLTQEGKLAFRVHHKFHSNMVEEIVGELTEEEEGVLIKSLEKLNNFFRSKYNLKIGSKEKNNE
- a CDS encoding ATP-binding protein, whose product is MIKSYHSNIMKIYEKIRDDDKKALGLRKEEIKKNLPEVLNIQNQIGRLSLKLSINILNNVSNKDIYLKELHQKISDLRIKKAHILTSNNYPVNYLDMSYKCDKCKDTGFIGNKKCNCYKQKLIKLYYSNSDFKNMLVKNNFDNFNFQLYSSTKSEGNPTSPRKNIEIIASTSWKYIENFSNCSENLLFYGSAGTGKTFLSNCIAKELIDRGFLVIYRTSESLIKDLKDIRFNNSIELEDILMNCDLLIIDDLGSEQITDFSKTELFNLLNKKLLKQSKMLVSTNYDLEEILKCYSERISSRLLGEFTLYKFFGEDIRIKQNIQNKNFK